GCAGTAGCGCGCATGCGGCAGCGCCTCCAGCCGCTGAAAGGGAATTTCGTTCTGGCAGCCGTGGCAGATGCCGAACGCCTCGGGCTCGGTGTACAGCCGGCGCAGCGCCTCTTCGATGCGGTACAGGTACCGCCCTTCCTTGCTGGCGAACAGGAACGACTTCTCCCGCTCCATGGCGTCGGTGCCCTGGTCGGCCATGTGGAACGAGTAGCTGGAAAGGTCCGCGTCGGCAGAGTCGCGGCTGACGGAGTGCTGCTGGAAGCGGCCGATGGAACGCCTGATCTTGTCGCGCTCGCGCACAAG
The Longimicrobium sp. DNA segment above includes these coding regions:
- a CDS encoding TraR/DksA family transcriptional regulator, coding for MDRTQIESIERLLVRERDKIRRSIGRFQQHSVSRDSADADLSSYSFHMADQGTDAMEREKSFLFASKEGRYLYRIEEALRRLYTEPEAFGICHGCQNEIPFQRLEALPHARYCLDCKRREEEEKAA